A section of the Dictyoglomus sp. genome encodes:
- the gcvPA gene encoding aminomethyl-transferring glycine dehydrogenase subunit GcvPA — MPYFPHTSKEIKEMLDFLGIKSIEELFEDIPKSIREKARKNFKLPEALSEIEIYKKIEEISNKNTGKDYISFLGGGAYYHYIPPVVKHIISYPTFYTSYTPYQAEISQGFLQAMFEYQSLICELTGMEVANSSLYEAGSGIAEASLMAHRINGRKEILISKGVHPEYREVLKTYINGMKLNYKEISLDEKGETDLNILKESLSNETSCLIIQSPNFFGVIETKLKEISELLHQNNSLFICSVYPISLGILKPPGEYKADIVVGEGQCLGSPLNFGGPYLGIFATKREFIRQIPGRLVGETKDLEGKRGYVLTLQTREQHIKRSRATSNICTNEALTALATTVYLSLLGKKGLRKVAELCYDRAHYAKKRLLESINTLELTYPSYFFNEFVIKLNKPVKTVYQALKDKKILAGIPLEKFFPERDKELLLAFTEMNTKEEIDYLVKSMKEALE, encoded by the coding sequence ATGCCTTATTTTCCCCATACCTCAAAAGAAATAAAAGAAATGCTTGATTTCCTGGGGATTAAAAGTATAGAGGAACTTTTTGAAGATATTCCAAAATCCATAAGAGAAAAGGCAAGAAAAAATTTTAAATTACCAGAAGCGTTATCAGAAATAGAAATTTACAAAAAAATAGAAGAAATTTCAAATAAAAATACGGGTAAAGATTATATATCCTTTTTAGGTGGAGGAGCATATTATCATTATATTCCTCCTGTTGTAAAGCATATCATATCATATCCTACTTTTTATACTTCCTATACTCCATATCAAGCAGAAATAAGTCAAGGATTTCTTCAAGCTATGTTTGAATACCAAAGTCTTATATGTGAACTAACAGGTATGGAAGTCGCAAATTCCTCCTTATATGAAGCAGGTTCAGGAATAGCAGAAGCAAGTCTAATGGCTCATAGAATAAATGGAAGAAAAGAGATCCTTATATCAAAAGGAGTTCATCCTGAATATAGAGAAGTTTTGAAAACATATATTAATGGTATGAAATTGAATTATAAGGAAATTTCTTTAGATGAAAAGGGAGAAACTGATCTAAATATTTTAAAAGAATCCTTGTCCAATGAAACCTCGTGTCTTATTATTCAAAGTCCTAACTTCTTTGGAGTAATAGAAACAAAACTTAAGGAAATTTCCGAATTGCTTCATCAAAACAATTCTTTATTTATTTGTAGTGTATATCCCATATCTCTTGGAATATTAAAACCTCCAGGAGAATATAAGGCAGATATAGTAGTAGGAGAAGGCCAATGTCTTGGTTCTCCCCTAAACTTTGGTGGACCATATCTAGGAATATTTGCCACGAAAAGAGAATTTATAAGACAAATTCCAGGAAGATTGGTTGGAGAAACTAAGGATTTAGAAGGAAAAAGAGGTTATGTATTAACATTACAAACAAGGGAACAACATATAAAAAGATCAAGAGCAACCTCTAATATCTGCACCAATGAAGCCCTTACCGCTTTAGCAACTACTGTTTATCTCTCTCTTTTAGGGAAAAAAGGGCTAAGAAAAGTTGCGGAGTTGTGCTATGATAGAGCTCATTATGCCAAAAAAAGACTTTTAGAAAGCATTAATACACTAGAATTAACTTATCCTTCTTATTTTTTCAATGAATTTGTAATAAAACTTAATAAACCTGTAAAAACTGTTTATCAAGCCCTAAAAGATAAAAAAATTCTTGCTGGAATTCCCTTAGAAAAATTTTTTCCAGAAAGAGATAAAGAATTGCTTTTAGCTTTCACAGAGATGAACACTAAAGAAGAAATTGATTATCTAGTGAAAAGTATGAAGGAGGCCTTAGAATGA
- the gcvPB gene encoding aminomethyl-transferring glycine dehydrogenase subunit GcvPB, with translation MKEIPLLSEISEEGRETISLPNDIEFSPYKELPKELLRENLPLPQISEVEIVRHFTNLSLRNFGVDLGFYPLGSCTMKYNPKINEDLANLPGFTKLHPYTPEDLSQGALQIIYELEKLLCNITGMDRFTFQPSAGAHGELTGLLIIKAYLKDKGENRNTVLVPDSAHGTNPASAAMAGFKTLEIPSDERGLVDPNILKNYVNEDTAVLMLTNPNTLGLFEKDIEKIADIIHQKGALLYYDGANLNGIMGYARPGDMGFDVIHLNLHKTFSTPHGGGGPGAGPVGVKSFLTPYLPKPVVDFNGEKYYLNFNIPKSIGRVRSFYGNFSVILKAYIYIRLMGEEGLKKTTEMAVLNANYLKEKLKAIFYLPYPTLCKHEFVLSCKKQKEKGVKTIDIAKRILDFGIHAPTIYFPLIVEEALMIEPTETETKYTLDNFVSILEEINKEIEENIEIIKTAPHNTPIKRLDETLAAKNLKVKWE, from the coding sequence ATGAAAGAAATTCCTTTATTATCAGAAATTTCTGAGGAAGGCAGAGAGACTATTTCTCTTCCCAATGATATTGAATTCTCTCCTTACAAAGAACTTCCAAAGGAACTCTTAAGGGAAAATTTACCTTTACCTCAAATAAGTGAAGTAGAAATAGTAAGACATTTTACAAACCTTTCTTTGAGAAACTTTGGGGTGGACTTAGGATTTTATCCTCTAGGTTCTTGTACGATGAAATATAATCCTAAAATAAATGAAGATTTAGCAAATCTTCCTGGGTTTACTAAGCTTCATCCCTATACTCCTGAAGATTTAAGTCAAGGAGCTCTCCAAATAATTTATGAACTAGAAAAATTATTATGTAATATAACTGGAATGGACAGATTTACATTTCAACCTTCTGCTGGAGCCCACGGAGAACTTACGGGTCTTTTGATTATAAAGGCCTACTTAAAAGACAAAGGTGAGAATAGGAATACAGTATTAGTTCCTGACTCTGCTCATGGAACAAATCCTGCTAGTGCAGCTATGGCTGGTTTTAAAACTCTAGAAATTCCATCAGATGAAAGAGGATTAGTTGATCCTAATATACTAAAAAACTACGTAAATGAAGATACAGCTGTATTAATGCTAACAAATCCTAATACTCTTGGCCTATTTGAAAAAGATATAGAAAAAATTGCAGACATCATTCATCAAAAGGGGGCATTATTATATTATGATGGTGCAAATTTAAATGGGATTATGGGATATGCAAGACCTGGAGATATGGGATTCGATGTAATTCATCTAAATCTCCATAAAACCTTTTCCACACCCCATGGTGGAGGAGGACCTGGTGCAGGACCTGTAGGAGTTAAAAGCTTTCTAACTCCTTATCTACCAAAACCCGTGGTAGATTTTAACGGAGAAAAATATTACTTAAACTTTAATATTCCAAAAAGCATTGGAAGAGTTAGGAGTTTCTATGGAAATTTTTCTGTTATTCTTAAGGCATATATTTATATCAGATTAATGGGAGAAGAAGGATTAAAGAAAACTACAGAGATGGCAGTACTCAATGCTAATTATCTAAAGGAAAAATTAAAAGCTATATTCTATCTTCCATATCCAACCCTATGCAAACACGAGTTTGTATTATCATGTAAAAAGCAGAAAGAAAAAGGAGTAAAAACTATAGATATTGCCAAAAGAATATTAGATTTTGGAATTCATGCTCCAACTATATATTTTCCTTTAATAGTAGAGGAAGCCTTAATGATAGAACCTACAGAAACAGAGACAAAATATACATTGGATAATTTTGTTTCTATTTTAGAGGAAATAAATAAAGAAATTGAAGAAAATATAGAGATAATAAAAACAGCCCCTCACAATACACCTATAAAAAGATTAGATGAAACCTTAGCAGCTAAAAATTTAAAGGTAAAATGGGAATAA
- a CDS encoding radical SAM protein — MGITIVKPINTLPLSITGEKCVLRCNHCKGHYLKGMIALSKVERKIQKNNYKSILISGGFDLNGKLENISKDILESLKKKGFKLNCHLGLIGEEDIKDIMGLIDEISFDLILDEAVIQKVFHLKKTPEDFKDTFKLLKNHFSVNPHIVVGLNCGKIEKEYEAIDFLSKFQPLNIIFIIFTPIKNTPMEHISPPSINMLKKFFLYTKEKIPKANLYLGCVRPSSDYREKTDFLAYELGFKAIVNPHPKVLEYLKKSDLIENYFYECCAFLK, encoded by the coding sequence ATGGGAATAACAATTGTAAAGCCTATAAACACATTACCTTTAAGTATAACTGGCGAAAAATGTGTTCTTAGATGTAATCACTGTAAAGGACACTATCTCAAAGGAATGATAGCTCTTTCTAAAGTTGAGAGAAAAATTCAGAAAAATAATTATAAAAGTATATTGATAAGTGGAGGATTTGACCTTAATGGAAAATTAGAAAACATATCTAAAGATATTTTAGAGAGCTTGAAAAAGAAAGGATTTAAACTAAACTGCCATTTAGGACTAATTGGAGAAGAAGATATTAAAGATATTATGGGACTTATAGATGAAATTTCTTTTGATCTTATTTTAGATGAAGCTGTAATTCAAAAGGTTTTTCATCTAAAAAAAACTCCTGAAGATTTTAAAGATACTTTTAAACTTTTGAAAAATCACTTTTCAGTAAATCCCCATATAGTTGTAGGATTAAATTGTGGAAAAATTGAAAAAGAATATGAAGCCATTGATTTTTTGTCAAAATTTCAACCTCTAAATATAATTTTCATTATTTTTACTCCCATTAAAAATACTCCTATGGAACACATTTCTCCACCTTCCATAAATATGCTTAAAAAATTTTTCCTTTATACAAAAGAAAAAATTCCAAAGGCAAATCTTTATTTAGGTTGTGTAAGACCATCTAGCGATTATAGAGAAAAAACTGATTTCTTAGCATATGAGCTAGGATTTAAAGCAATTGTAAATCCTCATCCCAAGGTTTTAGAGTACCTTAAAAAATCTGATTTAATAGAAAATTATTTTTATGAATGCTGTGCATTTTTGAAATGA
- a CDS encoding radical SAM protein — MKIGISYGCLEILKKGKIREDSPKTLYLLASGKCQKNCAFCTQARESNDSLYLSRIIWPNIEEEELFSLLKAKRDFFYRICIQTTKTEFWKKNIKSLISKLKIFNLPISLSAPVENMKEVDELFELGIERMNISIDVADRELYFKIKEQLWEDKINLIKNASKKYKERITTHIIVGLGEKEKFLLEIINELIKNKITIALFAFTPLPGTKLENKTPPDYLTYRKIQIITFLLQRNLINFENLRFDKKERLIIEDWWLNKSYYYFQEIFLTMGCPNCNRPYYNESPRITPYNFPREIKQEEIITIKNLLNKGKCFNLRKI; from the coding sequence ATGAAAATTGGTATATCCTATGGATGCTTAGAAATTCTAAAGAAAGGTAAGATAAGAGAAGATTCGCCAAAAACTTTATATCTTCTGGCTTCAGGAAAATGTCAAAAAAACTGTGCTTTTTGTACTCAAGCAAGAGAAAGTAATGATAGTCTCTACCTTTCTCGAATAATATGGCCAAATATAGAAGAAGAGGAATTGTTTTCTCTATTAAAGGCAAAAAGAGATTTCTTCTATAGAATATGCATACAAACCACAAAAACAGAATTTTGGAAAAAGAATATAAAATCTCTAATTTCTAAATTGAAAATATTTAATTTACCCATTTCTCTATCCGCGCCCGTGGAAAATATGAAGGAAGTCGATGAATTATTCGAATTAGGAATCGAAAGAATGAATATTTCTATTGATGTTGCTGATAGGGAGTTGTATTTTAAAATAAAAGAGCAATTATGGGAAGATAAAATAAATCTAATAAAGAATGCAAGTAAGAAATATAAAGAAAGAATAACTACTCATATAATAGTTGGCTTGGGAGAGAAAGAGAAATTTCTATTAGAAATAATTAATGAACTAATAAAGAATAAAATAACTATTGCTTTATTTGCCTTTACTCCATTACCAGGAACAAAACTAGAAAATAAAACTCCTCCAGATTACTTAACCTACAGAAAGATTCAGATTATAACTTTTCTTTTACAGAGAAATTTAATAAATTTTGAGAACTTGAGATTTGATAAAAAAGAAAGATTAATAATTGAGGACTGGTGGTTAAATAAATCTTACTATTACTTTCAAGAAATATTTTTAACTATGGGATGTCCTAATTGCAATAGACCTTATTATAATGAATCTCCAAGAATAACTCCCTATAATTTCCCAAGAGAAATAAAACAAGAAGAAATAATTACGATAAAAAATCTTTTAAATAAAGGAAAATGTTTCAACTTAAGAAAAATTTAA
- a CDS encoding HD domain-containing protein, whose translation MFQLKKNLIEVFITLHTLTEDKVKIYLVGGFIRDYFLGKESRDLDFIIYPFSYKILDYFSKSVSGKIFPLDENRKYFRIIAKLNNENYIFDFTPPQEENLLGEIKRRDFTINSILLDLSNLRLIDLLGGIKDLKENKLKVCSEYSISEDPLRILRGFRFASNLGFKLTSFTEKMMIENKKNLKRIKGERIHDEIYRILRSSFTKDFWIKMYKLGILEEILPELTALESIPWTNPHHTNPLFHSFEALGIFEYIYYYLDKIFPENYVILKEYLNKEFYSEFTKKELLKFSILIHDIGKEKTFSKDEKGKVHYYDHERIGTMILENISERLRFSRKEEEYIKKMIKYHLYPSFIFKDEKSNKSRIINKLKDETLGLMLLFLADQFSIKPSEQLLAFFQEVINLYLKAKETKTLLSGEEIMQYFSLKPSPLIGKLKESLIQAQQEGKVMNKKEALEFLESILKNENNS comes from the coding sequence ATGTTTCAACTTAAGAAAAATTTAATAGAAGTTTTTATTACTCTACATACTTTAACAGAAGACAAAGTAAAAATATATTTAGTAGGGGGCTTTATAAGAGATTATTTTCTTGGTAAAGAAAGTAGAGATTTAGACTTTATTATATATCCCTTTTCTTATAAGATTTTAGACTATTTTTCAAAAAGTGTTAGTGGGAAAATTTTTCCTTTAGACGAAAATAGAAAATATTTTAGGATCATCGCAAAATTGAACAATGAAAATTATATTTTTGATTTTACCCCACCCCAAGAAGAGAATTTACTGGGAGAAATTAAAAGAAGAGATTTCACAATAAATTCCATCCTTTTAGATCTTAGTAATCTTAGACTTATTGATCTTCTTGGAGGTATAAAGGATTTAAAGGAAAACAAATTAAAGGTTTGCTCAGAATACAGTATTTCAGAAGATCCCTTGAGAATTCTTCGAGGCTTTAGATTTGCTTCTAATTTAGGATTTAAACTTACCTCTTTTACAGAGAAGATGATGATAGAAAATAAAAAAAATTTAAAAAGGATAAAAGGAGAAAGAATTCATGATGAGATTTATAGAATTCTAAGATCTTCCTTTACCAAAGATTTTTGGATAAAGATGTATAAATTAGGTATATTAGAAGAAATTCTTCCAGAATTAACAGCTCTTGAGAGTATTCCCTGGACTAATCCTCATCATACAAATCCTTTATTTCATTCTTTCGAAGCCCTTGGAATTTTTGAATATATTTATTACTATCTTGACAAAATCTTCCCAGAAAATTATGTAATTCTTAAAGAATATCTCAATAAAGAATTTTATTCTGAATTTACAAAGAAAGAATTATTAAAATTCTCAATCTTAATTCATGATATAGGAAAGGAAAAAACCTTTTCTAAGGATGAGAAAGGAAAAGTTCACTACTATGACCATGAAAGGATTGGAACTATGATATTAGAAAATATCTCAGAAAGATTAAGATTTAGTAGAAAAGAAGAAGAATACATAAAAAAAATGATTAAATATCATCTCTATCCTTCTTTTATTTTTAAAGATGAGAAAAGTAATAAATCTAGAATTATCAATAAACTAAAAGATGAAACTTTAGGCTTAATGCTATTATTCTTAGCGGACCAATTTTCAATAAAACCTTCAGAACAATTACTCGCTTTTTTCCAGGAAGTTATTAACTTATATTTAAAAGCTAAAGAAACTAAAACTCTCCTCTCAGGAGAGGAGATTATGCAATATTTTTCTTTAAAACCATCTCCATTAATTGGAAAACTCAAAGAATCTTTAATACAAGCTCAACAAGAAGGAAAAGTAATGAACAAAAAAGAAGCCTTAGAATTTTTAGAGAGTATATTAAAAAATGAAAACAATTCCTGA
- a CDS encoding DNA repair protein Rad50 produces MKTIPEKIIDKVFDKFFNNIFFPFTWGKETLKLLNYYQRKEEEKLLRTFNEIKNFQAWISNNQNILDVFIRMLNEIKDLREIFLIKSREFKEELEVLYLWNNIISFIEKNKIPLASELLNFPNEKIGFQNLLWEILSWYLKVSKFITFSLNFYNFPNLNSGFYFEGNKVYQPSKYYILEEEKDFLVNLLINLSGFPSREGIKEFSLPQRIIIKRSKRDYFFLDSKNLSLIFYLS; encoded by the coding sequence ATGAAAACAATTCCTGAAAAGATTATTGATAAGGTCTTCGATAAATTTTTTAATAATATTTTTTTCCCTTTTACATGGGGAAAGGAAACTCTTAAACTTTTAAATTATTATCAAAGGAAAGAAGAAGAGAAATTATTGAGAACTTTTAATGAGATTAAAAATTTCCAAGCTTGGATAAGCAATAATCAGAATATTTTAGATGTTTTCATCAGAATGTTAAATGAGATTAAAGATTTAAGAGAAATTTTCTTAATAAAAAGTAGAGAGTTTAAAGAAGAACTAGAGGTCTTATATTTATGGAATAATATAATAAGTTTCATTGAAAAAAATAAAATACCTTTGGCATCAGAATTATTAAATTTTCCCAATGAAAAAATAGGTTTTCAAAATCTTCTTTGGGAAATTCTAAGCTGGTATTTAAAAGTCTCTAAATTTATAACTTTTTCCCTAAACTTTTACAACTTTCCTAATCTAAACTCAGGATTTTATTTTGAAGGAAACAAAGTCTATCAACCAAGTAAATATTACATCTTAGAGGAAGAAAAAGATTTTCTAGTAAATCTTCTTATCAATCTTTCAGGATTTCCCTCTAGGGAAGGCATAAAAGAGTTTTCCCTTCCCCAGAGGATAATTATAAAAAGAAGTAAGAGAGATTATTTCTTTTTAGATTCTAAAAACCTAAGTTTAATTTTTTATCTTTCATAA
- a CDS encoding tyrosine recombinase: MELLEEIKEFLNYLRFEKNYSENTLRSYRVDLSDFYNFCKENNLDFENKRTVRNFLHYLSQKEYKRTTLARKIISLRSFLIYLFKYDKLKEDLSIYLSTPKIEKKLPNFLSQDEIDKLLSLPSLEKSLEIRDRAIIEILYATGIRVGELIKIKERDINWELGEIKVLGKRVRERIVILGEETLRILKIYCEKVRPKLLKTKTDILFLNAKGKPLSDRGVRLIISKYSKILKRKFTPHTLRHTFATHLLESGADLRSVQELLGHARISTTQIYTHITKEQIQKVYSSFHPRAKKE, encoded by the coding sequence ATGGAACTTTTAGAAGAAATAAAAGAGTTTTTAAATTATTTAAGATTTGAGAAAAACTACTCGGAAAATACGTTGAGGAGTTATAGAGTAGATCTTTCTGATTTTTATAATTTTTGTAAAGAAAATAATTTAGATTTTGAAAATAAGAGAACTGTAAGAAATTTTTTACATTACTTATCTCAAAAAGAATATAAGAGAACAACTCTTGCAAGAAAAATAATAAGTCTTCGAAGTTTTTTAATATATCTTTTTAAATATGATAAACTCAAAGAGGACTTATCTATTTATCTTTCTACGCCTAAGATTGAGAAAAAACTTCCTAATTTTCTTTCCCAAGATGAAATAGATAAATTATTATCTCTTCCATCCTTAGAAAAGTCTTTGGAGATAAGAGATAGGGCTATTATAGAAATTTTATATGCTACAGGAATTAGGGTAGGGGAGCTTATAAAAATAAAAGAAAGAGATATTAATTGGGAATTAGGAGAAATTAAAGTTTTAGGAAAAAGGGTAAGGGAAAGAATTGTAATTTTAGGTGAAGAGACTCTTCGAATTTTAAAAATCTATTGTGAAAAAGTCAGACCAAAGCTTTTAAAAACTAAAACTGATATTTTATTTCTTAACGCTAAAGGTAAGCCATTGTCAGATAGAGGGGTAAGATTAATTATTTCTAAGTATTCTAAGATATTGAAAAGAAAATTTACTCCTCACACTCTAAGACATACTTTTGCTACCCATTTATTAGAAAGCGGTGCAGATTTAAGATCTGTCCAAGAGTTATTGGGACATGCCAGAATTTCTACGACTCAAATTTATACTCATATAACAAAGGAACAGATTCAGAAGGTATATTCTTCTTTCCATCCTCGAGCGAAAAAGGAATAA
- the trmFO gene encoding methylenetetrahydrofolate--tRNA-(uracil(54)-C(5))-methyltransferase (FADH(2)-oxidizing) TrmFO yields the protein MIPVKIIGGGLAGCEAAWQIAKRKIPVEIYEMRPKVLTPAHKTGYLAELVCSNSFKSKEITNASGLLKEEMKILDSLLLKVAEETKIPAGTALAVDRELFSKRVEEILSQNPYITIIREEIKEIPTEGIVIIATGPLTSPEFSKKLQDLLDTEFLYFYDAVSPIVSADSLDFDKLYFASRYGKGEEDYLNAPLNEEEYKRFVEELIKAEVVEPHIEGEERFFEGCLPIEVMAKRGIDTLRFGPMRPVGLPDPRTGKEPYAVVQLRPENKYKTLYSLVGFQTRLRWLEQKRIFRMIPGLERAEFVRYGVMHRNTYFYAPKFLEPTLQFKKDKRIFFAGQIIGVEGYMESASMGIVAGINAYRLIKEKPLIIFPEDTMIGALLNYISSPIPINNYQPMNANFGLLPPLNKPIKDKRLKHEIMAKRALESLHDIIKRFNI from the coding sequence GTGATACCTGTAAAGATTATTGGTGGAGGACTTGCCGGTTGCGAGGCTGCTTGGCAAATTGCAAAAAGAAAAATTCCTGTAGAAATTTATGAAATGAGGCCAAAAGTCTTAACACCTGCACATAAGACAGGATATCTAGCAGAACTCGTTTGTAGTAATTCCTTCAAATCCAAAGAGATAACTAATGCTTCTGGTTTATTAAAAGAGGAAATGAAAATTCTAGATTCTCTTCTCTTAAAAGTTGCTGAAGAAACTAAAATTCCAGCAGGAACTGCTTTAGCTGTTGATAGGGAGCTATTTTCAAAGAGAGTAGAAGAAATTCTTTCTCAAAATCCTTATATAACTATAATAAGGGAGGAAATAAAAGAAATTCCAACAGAAGGAATTGTTATTATAGCTACAGGACCACTTACTTCTCCTGAATTTTCAAAAAAACTTCAAGACCTTTTAGATACCGAATTTTTATATTTTTATGATGCAGTTTCACCTATAGTTTCTGCAGATTCTTTAGACTTTGATAAATTATATTTTGCTTCCCGTTATGGAAAAGGTGAGGAAGATTATCTTAATGCACCCTTAAATGAAGAAGAATATAAAAGATTTGTAGAAGAACTAATAAAAGCGGAAGTAGTTGAACCCCATATTGAAGGAGAAGAAAGATTTTTTGAAGGATGTCTTCCTATTGAAGTTATGGCAAAAAGAGGAATTGATACTTTGAGATTTGGTCCAATGAGACCTGTAGGGCTTCCTGATCCAAGAACAGGTAAGGAACCTTATGCTGTAGTTCAATTAAGACCTGAGAATAAGTATAAGACTCTTTATAGTTTAGTTGGATTTCAAACTCGTTTAAGATGGTTAGAGCAAAAGAGAATTTTTAGGATGATACCAGGTTTAGAAAGAGCAGAATTTGTAAGATATGGAGTTATGCATAGGAATACCTATTTTTATGCTCCTAAATTTTTAGAACCAACTCTTCAATTTAAGAAAGATAAAAGAATATTTTTTGCAGGACAGATTATTGGAGTAGAAGGATATATGGAATCTGCAAGTATGGGGATAGTTGCTGGAATAAATGCCTATAGATTAATAAAGGAAAAACCTTTAATAATCTTCCCCGAAGATACCATGATTGGTGCTCTTTTAAATTACATATCCTCGCCAATTCCTATAAATAATTATCAACCCATGAATGCAAATTTTGGATTGTTACCTCCATTAAATAAACCCATAAAGGATAAAAGATTGAAACATGAGATTATGGCAAAAAGAGCATTAGAATCTCTTCATGATATAATAAAAAGATTCAATATTTAG